A window of Festucalex cinctus isolate MCC-2025b chromosome 6, RoL_Fcin_1.0, whole genome shotgun sequence contains these coding sequences:
- the rbm47 gene encoding RNA-binding protein 47 isoform X2 has product MTAEDPASSSTMSNNTAPSNPCKSSGASHHALLGQINIPEGVAGTPNEAALVALMERTGYGMVQENGQRKYGPPPGWNGPSPPRGCEIFVGKIPRDVYEDELVPVFESVGRIYEMRLMMDFDGKNRGYAFVMYTEKHEAKRAVRELNNYEVRPGRLLGVCSSVDNCRLFIGGIPKTKKREEILEEVSKVTEGVLDVIVYASAADKMKNRGFAFVEYESHRAAAMARRKLMPGRIQLWGHQIAVDWAEPEIDVDEDVMETVKILYVRNLMMETSEETIKQVFSQWNPGCVERVKKIRDYAFVHFTSRDDAVLAMDHLNGTEVEGSCIEVTLAKPVDKEQYSRQKASKGVSAAPEVPQQNYVYQCDPYTLAYYGYPYNTLIGPNRDYFVKGTSLIQNNGTVRGRGRAATGNRTPGPRGSYLGGYSAGRGIYSRYHEGKTKLPEKSYELMPSLELAASVNPVAIKPGTMALPTLAGQYPVFSAAPAAKLMEEGKVHAVEHLINPLAMQHPEHTTAPATAATVLPVSTPPPFQGRPITPVYAMAHNVPRIQAGGLYSAGYVPITNYAANTAALAALQKNAAVAAAAYGGYAGYAVPQAFPATAFQLPIHDVYQY; this is encoded by the exons ATGACAGCCGAAGATCCCGCTTCCTCTTCAACCATGAGCAACAATACCGCCCCCTCCAATCCCTGCAAATCTAGCGGTGCCTCCCACCATGCTCTCCTTGGACAGATCAACATTCCAGAGGGTGTTGCAGGGACGCCCAATGAGGCCGCACTGGTGGCCTTGATGGAGCGCACTGGCTACGGTATGGTCCAGGAAAACGGCCAACGTAAATATGGGCCTCCTCCCGGTTGGAACGGCCCATCTCCGCCGAGGGGGTGTGAGATCTTTGTGGGCAAGATCCCAAGAGATGTTTATGAGGATGAGCTTGTCCCCGTTTTCGAGTCTGTGGGACGCATCTACGAGATGCGCCTGATGATGGACTTCGATGGGAAGAATCGAGGCTACGCGTTCGTGATGTATACCGAGAAACACGAGGCCAAACGGGCCGTGCGGGAGCTCAACAACTACGAGGTGCGGCCCGGACGGCTCCTCGGGGTCTGCTCCTCCGTGGACAACTGCCGTCTTTTCATCGGCGGGATCCCCAAGACCAAAAAGCGTGAGGAGATCCTGGAGGAGGTCTCCAAGGTGACCGAGGGCGTGCTGGATGTGATTGTTTACGCCAGCGCCGCAGACAAGATGAAGAACCGCGGCTTTGCCTTCGTAGAGTACGAGTCGCACCGTGCGGCCGCCATGGCCCGCAGGAAACTGATGCCTGGGCGTATTCAGCTGTGGGGTCACCAGATTGCAGTGGACTGGGCAGAGCCGGAAATTGACGTGGATGAAGATGTCATGGAGACAGTGAAAATACTCTACGTCAGGAATCTTATGATGGAGACCAGCGAGGAAACAATTAAACAG GTGTTTAGTCAGTGGAACCCTGGTTGTGTAGAGCGAGTGAAGAAAATCCGCGACTATGCCTTTGTTCACTTCACATCCCGTGATGATGCTGTGCTCGCCATGGACCACCTGAATGGAACAGAGGTGGAAGGATCCTGCATTGAGGTGACACTAGCCAAGCCTGTCGATAAAGAGCAGTACTCTCGCCAGAAGGCCTCAAAGGGGGTTTCTGCTGCTCCAGAAGTGCCCCAGCAGAACTATGTCTACCAGTGTGACCCTTACACATTGGCCTACTACGGTTATCCCTACAACACACTCATCGGACCCAACAGGGACTACTTTGTGAAAG GAACCTCATTGATACAGAACAATG GTACTGTGCGAGGTCGTGGTCGCGCCGCCACAGGTAACCGTACCCCTGGTCCTCGGGGGTCGTACCTGGGGGGTTACTCAGCCGGTCGTGGCATCTACAGCCGCTACCATGAGGGTAAGACCAAGCTGCCCGAAAAGTCCTATGAACTGATGCCCAGTCTGGAGCTTGCTGCCTCCGTCAACCCAGTTGCCATCAAACCAGGCACAA TGGCGTTGCCAACTCTGGCCGGGCAGTACCCAGTGTTCAGTGCGGCCCCCGCGGCCAAGCTGATGGAGGAGGGCAAGGTGCACGCAGTGGAGCACCTGATTAACCCTCTGGCCATGCAACACCCTGAACACACCACAGCTCCTGCCACCGCTGCCACGGTTCTGCCCgtctccactcctccaccttttCAG GGTCGCCCAATCACTCCCGTCTATGCTATGGCCCACAATGTGCCGCGCATCCAAGCCGGTGGCCTGTACAGCGCAGGATACGTCCCCATCACAAACTATGCGGCCAACACGGCCGCTCTGGCCGCCCTGCAGAAGAACGCGGCAGTTGCGGCCGCGGCGTACGGGGGCTACGCCGGCTACgccgtgccgcaggccttcccgGCGACGGCCTTCCAGCTGCCCATCCACGACGTCTACCAGTATTGA
- the rbm47 gene encoding RNA-binding protein 47 isoform X1, translated as MTAEDPASSSTMSNNTAPSNPCKSSGASHHALLGQINIPEGVAGTPNEAALVALMERTGYGMVQENGQRKYGPPPGWNGPSPPRGCEIFVGKIPRDVYEDELVPVFESVGRIYEMRLMMDFDGKNRGYAFVMYTEKHEAKRAVRELNNYEVRPGRLLGVCSSVDNCRLFIGGIPKTKKREEILEEVSKVTEGVLDVIVYASAADKMKNRGFAFVEYESHRAAAMARRKLMPGRIQLWGHQIAVDWAEPEIDVDEDVMETVKILYVRNLMMETSEETIKQVFSQWNPGCVERVKKIRDYAFVHFTSRDDAVLAMDHLNGTEVEGSCIEVTLAKPVDKEQYSRQKASKGVSAAPEVPQQNYVYQCDPYTLAYYGYPYNTLIGPNRDYFVKGTSLIQNNAGTVRGRGRAATGNRTPGPRGSYLGGYSAGRGIYSRYHEGKTKLPEKSYELMPSLELAASVNPVAIKPGTMALPTLAGQYPVFSAAPAAKLMEEGKVHAVEHLINPLAMQHPEHTTAPATAATVLPVSTPPPFQGRPITPVYAMAHNVPRIQAGGLYSAGYVPITNYAANTAALAALQKNAAVAAAAYGGYAGYAVPQAFPATAFQLPIHDVYQY; from the exons ATGACAGCCGAAGATCCCGCTTCCTCTTCAACCATGAGCAACAATACCGCCCCCTCCAATCCCTGCAAATCTAGCGGTGCCTCCCACCATGCTCTCCTTGGACAGATCAACATTCCAGAGGGTGTTGCAGGGACGCCCAATGAGGCCGCACTGGTGGCCTTGATGGAGCGCACTGGCTACGGTATGGTCCAGGAAAACGGCCAACGTAAATATGGGCCTCCTCCCGGTTGGAACGGCCCATCTCCGCCGAGGGGGTGTGAGATCTTTGTGGGCAAGATCCCAAGAGATGTTTATGAGGATGAGCTTGTCCCCGTTTTCGAGTCTGTGGGACGCATCTACGAGATGCGCCTGATGATGGACTTCGATGGGAAGAATCGAGGCTACGCGTTCGTGATGTATACCGAGAAACACGAGGCCAAACGGGCCGTGCGGGAGCTCAACAACTACGAGGTGCGGCCCGGACGGCTCCTCGGGGTCTGCTCCTCCGTGGACAACTGCCGTCTTTTCATCGGCGGGATCCCCAAGACCAAAAAGCGTGAGGAGATCCTGGAGGAGGTCTCCAAGGTGACCGAGGGCGTGCTGGATGTGATTGTTTACGCCAGCGCCGCAGACAAGATGAAGAACCGCGGCTTTGCCTTCGTAGAGTACGAGTCGCACCGTGCGGCCGCCATGGCCCGCAGGAAACTGATGCCTGGGCGTATTCAGCTGTGGGGTCACCAGATTGCAGTGGACTGGGCAGAGCCGGAAATTGACGTGGATGAAGATGTCATGGAGACAGTGAAAATACTCTACGTCAGGAATCTTATGATGGAGACCAGCGAGGAAACAATTAAACAG GTGTTTAGTCAGTGGAACCCTGGTTGTGTAGAGCGAGTGAAGAAAATCCGCGACTATGCCTTTGTTCACTTCACATCCCGTGATGATGCTGTGCTCGCCATGGACCACCTGAATGGAACAGAGGTGGAAGGATCCTGCATTGAGGTGACACTAGCCAAGCCTGTCGATAAAGAGCAGTACTCTCGCCAGAAGGCCTCAAAGGGGGTTTCTGCTGCTCCAGAAGTGCCCCAGCAGAACTATGTCTACCAGTGTGACCCTTACACATTGGCCTACTACGGTTATCCCTACAACACACTCATCGGACCCAACAGGGACTACTTTGTGAAAG GAACCTCATTGATACAGAACAATG CAGGTACTGTGCGAGGTCGTGGTCGCGCCGCCACAGGTAACCGTACCCCTGGTCCTCGGGGGTCGTACCTGGGGGGTTACTCAGCCGGTCGTGGCATCTACAGCCGCTACCATGAGGGTAAGACCAAGCTGCCCGAAAAGTCCTATGAACTGATGCCCAGTCTGGAGCTTGCTGCCTCCGTCAACCCAGTTGCCATCAAACCAGGCACAA TGGCGTTGCCAACTCTGGCCGGGCAGTACCCAGTGTTCAGTGCGGCCCCCGCGGCCAAGCTGATGGAGGAGGGCAAGGTGCACGCAGTGGAGCACCTGATTAACCCTCTGGCCATGCAACACCCTGAACACACCACAGCTCCTGCCACCGCTGCCACGGTTCTGCCCgtctccactcctccaccttttCAG GGTCGCCCAATCACTCCCGTCTATGCTATGGCCCACAATGTGCCGCGCATCCAAGCCGGTGGCCTGTACAGCGCAGGATACGTCCCCATCACAAACTATGCGGCCAACACGGCCGCTCTGGCCGCCCTGCAGAAGAACGCGGCAGTTGCGGCCGCGGCGTACGGGGGCTACGCCGGCTACgccgtgccgcaggccttcccgGCGACGGCCTTCCAGCTGCCCATCCACGACGTCTACCAGTATTGA
- the rbm47 gene encoding RNA-binding protein 47 isoform X5, protein MTAEDPASSSTMSNNTAPSNPCKSSGASHHALLGQINIPEGVAGTPNEAALVALMERTGYGMVQENGQRKYGPPPGWNGPSPPRGCEIFVGKIPRDVYEDELVPVFESVGRIYEMRLMMDFDGKNRGYAFVMYTEKHEAKRAVRELNNYEVRPGRLLGVCSSVDNCRLFIGGIPKTKKREEILEEVSKVTEGVLDVIVYASAADKMKNRGFAFVEYESHRAAAMARRKLMPGRIQLWGHQIAVDWAEPEIDVDEDVMETVKILYVRNLMMETSEETIKQVFSQWNPGCVERVKKIRDYAFVHFTSRDDAVLAMDHLNGTEVEGSCIEVTLAKPVDKEQYSRQKASKGVSAAPEVPQQNYVYQCDPYTLAYYGYPYNTLIGPNRDYFVKGTSLIQNNAGTVRGRGRAATGNRTPGPRGSYLGGYSAGRGIYSRYHEVALPTLAGQYPVFSAAPAAKLMEEGKVHAVEHLINPLAMQHPEHTTAPATAATVLPVSTPPPFQGRPITPVYAMAHNVPRIQAGGLYSAGYVPITNYAANTAALAALQKNAAVAAAAYGGYAGYAVPQAFPATAFQLPIHDVYQY, encoded by the exons ATGACAGCCGAAGATCCCGCTTCCTCTTCAACCATGAGCAACAATACCGCCCCCTCCAATCCCTGCAAATCTAGCGGTGCCTCCCACCATGCTCTCCTTGGACAGATCAACATTCCAGAGGGTGTTGCAGGGACGCCCAATGAGGCCGCACTGGTGGCCTTGATGGAGCGCACTGGCTACGGTATGGTCCAGGAAAACGGCCAACGTAAATATGGGCCTCCTCCCGGTTGGAACGGCCCATCTCCGCCGAGGGGGTGTGAGATCTTTGTGGGCAAGATCCCAAGAGATGTTTATGAGGATGAGCTTGTCCCCGTTTTCGAGTCTGTGGGACGCATCTACGAGATGCGCCTGATGATGGACTTCGATGGGAAGAATCGAGGCTACGCGTTCGTGATGTATACCGAGAAACACGAGGCCAAACGGGCCGTGCGGGAGCTCAACAACTACGAGGTGCGGCCCGGACGGCTCCTCGGGGTCTGCTCCTCCGTGGACAACTGCCGTCTTTTCATCGGCGGGATCCCCAAGACCAAAAAGCGTGAGGAGATCCTGGAGGAGGTCTCCAAGGTGACCGAGGGCGTGCTGGATGTGATTGTTTACGCCAGCGCCGCAGACAAGATGAAGAACCGCGGCTTTGCCTTCGTAGAGTACGAGTCGCACCGTGCGGCCGCCATGGCCCGCAGGAAACTGATGCCTGGGCGTATTCAGCTGTGGGGTCACCAGATTGCAGTGGACTGGGCAGAGCCGGAAATTGACGTGGATGAAGATGTCATGGAGACAGTGAAAATACTCTACGTCAGGAATCTTATGATGGAGACCAGCGAGGAAACAATTAAACAG GTGTTTAGTCAGTGGAACCCTGGTTGTGTAGAGCGAGTGAAGAAAATCCGCGACTATGCCTTTGTTCACTTCACATCCCGTGATGATGCTGTGCTCGCCATGGACCACCTGAATGGAACAGAGGTGGAAGGATCCTGCATTGAGGTGACACTAGCCAAGCCTGTCGATAAAGAGCAGTACTCTCGCCAGAAGGCCTCAAAGGGGGTTTCTGCTGCTCCAGAAGTGCCCCAGCAGAACTATGTCTACCAGTGTGACCCTTACACATTGGCCTACTACGGTTATCCCTACAACACACTCATCGGACCCAACAGGGACTACTTTGTGAAAG GAACCTCATTGATACAGAACAATG CAGGTACTGTGCGAGGTCGTGGTCGCGCCGCCACAGGTAACCGTACCCCTGGTCCTCGGGGGTCGTACCTGGGGGGTTACTCAGCCGGTCGTGGCATCTACAGCCGCTACCATGAGG TGGCGTTGCCAACTCTGGCCGGGCAGTACCCAGTGTTCAGTGCGGCCCCCGCGGCCAAGCTGATGGAGGAGGGCAAGGTGCACGCAGTGGAGCACCTGATTAACCCTCTGGCCATGCAACACCCTGAACACACCACAGCTCCTGCCACCGCTGCCACGGTTCTGCCCgtctccactcctccaccttttCAG GGTCGCCCAATCACTCCCGTCTATGCTATGGCCCACAATGTGCCGCGCATCCAAGCCGGTGGCCTGTACAGCGCAGGATACGTCCCCATCACAAACTATGCGGCCAACACGGCCGCTCTGGCCGCCCTGCAGAAGAACGCGGCAGTTGCGGCCGCGGCGTACGGGGGCTACGCCGGCTACgccgtgccgcaggccttcccgGCGACGGCCTTCCAGCTGCCCATCCACGACGTCTACCAGTATTGA
- the rbm47 gene encoding RNA-binding protein 47 isoform X3 has protein sequence MTAEDPASSSTMSNNTAPSNPCKSSGASHHALLGQINIPEGVAGTPNEAALVALMERTGYGMVQENGQRKYGPPPGWNGPSPPRGCEIFVGKIPRDVYEDELVPVFESVGRIYEMRLMMDFDGKNRGYAFVMYTEKHEAKRAVRELNNYEVRPGRLLGVCSSVDNCRLFIGGIPKTKKREEILEEVSKVTEGVLDVIVYASAADKMKNRGFAFVEYESHRAAAMARRKLMPGRIQLWGHQIAVDWAEPEIDVDEDVMETVKILYVRNLMMETSEETIKQVFSQWNPGCVERVKKIRDYAFVHFTSRDDAVLAMDHLNGTEVEGSCIEVTLAKPVDKEQYSRQKASKGVSAAPEVPQQNYVYQCDPYTLAYYGYPYNTLIGPNRDYFVKAGTVRGRGRAATGNRTPGPRGSYLGGYSAGRGIYSRYHEGKTKLPEKSYELMPSLELAASVNPVAIKPGTMALPTLAGQYPVFSAAPAAKLMEEGKVHAVEHLINPLAMQHPEHTTAPATAATVLPVSTPPPFQGRPITPVYAMAHNVPRIQAGGLYSAGYVPITNYAANTAALAALQKNAAVAAAAYGGYAGYAVPQAFPATAFQLPIHDVYQY, from the exons ATGACAGCCGAAGATCCCGCTTCCTCTTCAACCATGAGCAACAATACCGCCCCCTCCAATCCCTGCAAATCTAGCGGTGCCTCCCACCATGCTCTCCTTGGACAGATCAACATTCCAGAGGGTGTTGCAGGGACGCCCAATGAGGCCGCACTGGTGGCCTTGATGGAGCGCACTGGCTACGGTATGGTCCAGGAAAACGGCCAACGTAAATATGGGCCTCCTCCCGGTTGGAACGGCCCATCTCCGCCGAGGGGGTGTGAGATCTTTGTGGGCAAGATCCCAAGAGATGTTTATGAGGATGAGCTTGTCCCCGTTTTCGAGTCTGTGGGACGCATCTACGAGATGCGCCTGATGATGGACTTCGATGGGAAGAATCGAGGCTACGCGTTCGTGATGTATACCGAGAAACACGAGGCCAAACGGGCCGTGCGGGAGCTCAACAACTACGAGGTGCGGCCCGGACGGCTCCTCGGGGTCTGCTCCTCCGTGGACAACTGCCGTCTTTTCATCGGCGGGATCCCCAAGACCAAAAAGCGTGAGGAGATCCTGGAGGAGGTCTCCAAGGTGACCGAGGGCGTGCTGGATGTGATTGTTTACGCCAGCGCCGCAGACAAGATGAAGAACCGCGGCTTTGCCTTCGTAGAGTACGAGTCGCACCGTGCGGCCGCCATGGCCCGCAGGAAACTGATGCCTGGGCGTATTCAGCTGTGGGGTCACCAGATTGCAGTGGACTGGGCAGAGCCGGAAATTGACGTGGATGAAGATGTCATGGAGACAGTGAAAATACTCTACGTCAGGAATCTTATGATGGAGACCAGCGAGGAAACAATTAAACAG GTGTTTAGTCAGTGGAACCCTGGTTGTGTAGAGCGAGTGAAGAAAATCCGCGACTATGCCTTTGTTCACTTCACATCCCGTGATGATGCTGTGCTCGCCATGGACCACCTGAATGGAACAGAGGTGGAAGGATCCTGCATTGAGGTGACACTAGCCAAGCCTGTCGATAAAGAGCAGTACTCTCGCCAGAAGGCCTCAAAGGGGGTTTCTGCTGCTCCAGAAGTGCCCCAGCAGAACTATGTCTACCAGTGTGACCCTTACACATTGGCCTACTACGGTTATCCCTACAACACACTCATCGGACCCAACAGGGACTACTTTGTGAAAG CAGGTACTGTGCGAGGTCGTGGTCGCGCCGCCACAGGTAACCGTACCCCTGGTCCTCGGGGGTCGTACCTGGGGGGTTACTCAGCCGGTCGTGGCATCTACAGCCGCTACCATGAGGGTAAGACCAAGCTGCCCGAAAAGTCCTATGAACTGATGCCCAGTCTGGAGCTTGCTGCCTCCGTCAACCCAGTTGCCATCAAACCAGGCACAA TGGCGTTGCCAACTCTGGCCGGGCAGTACCCAGTGTTCAGTGCGGCCCCCGCGGCCAAGCTGATGGAGGAGGGCAAGGTGCACGCAGTGGAGCACCTGATTAACCCTCTGGCCATGCAACACCCTGAACACACCACAGCTCCTGCCACCGCTGCCACGGTTCTGCCCgtctccactcctccaccttttCAG GGTCGCCCAATCACTCCCGTCTATGCTATGGCCCACAATGTGCCGCGCATCCAAGCCGGTGGCCTGTACAGCGCAGGATACGTCCCCATCACAAACTATGCGGCCAACACGGCCGCTCTGGCCGCCCTGCAGAAGAACGCGGCAGTTGCGGCCGCGGCGTACGGGGGCTACGCCGGCTACgccgtgccgcaggccttcccgGCGACGGCCTTCCAGCTGCCCATCCACGACGTCTACCAGTATTGA
- the rbm47 gene encoding RNA-binding protein 47 isoform X6 — protein sequence MTAEDPASSSTMSNNTAPSNPCKSSGASHHALLGQINIPEGVAGTPNEAALVALMERTGYGMVQENGQRKYGPPPGWNGPSPPRGCEIFVGKIPRDVYEDELVPVFESVGRIYEMRLMMDFDGKNRGYAFVMYTEKHEAKRAVRELNNYEVRPGRLLGVCSSVDNCRLFIGGIPKTKKREEILEEVSKVTEGVLDVIVYASAADKMKNRGFAFVEYESHRAAAMARRKLMPGRIQLWGHQIAVDWAEPEIDVDEDVMETVKILYVRNLMMETSEETIKQVFSQWNPGCVERVKKIRDYAFVHFTSRDDAVLAMDHLNGTEVEGSCIEVTLAKPVDKEQYSRQKASKGVSAAPEVPQQNYVYQCDPYTLAYYGYPYNTLIGPNRDYFVKGTSLIQNNGTVRGRGRAATGNRTPGPRGSYLGGYSAGRGIYSRYHEVALPTLAGQYPVFSAAPAAKLMEEGKVHAVEHLINPLAMQHPEHTTAPATAATVLPVSTPPPFQGRPITPVYAMAHNVPRIQAGGLYSAGYVPITNYAANTAALAALQKNAAVAAAAYGGYAGYAVPQAFPATAFQLPIHDVYQY from the exons ATGACAGCCGAAGATCCCGCTTCCTCTTCAACCATGAGCAACAATACCGCCCCCTCCAATCCCTGCAAATCTAGCGGTGCCTCCCACCATGCTCTCCTTGGACAGATCAACATTCCAGAGGGTGTTGCAGGGACGCCCAATGAGGCCGCACTGGTGGCCTTGATGGAGCGCACTGGCTACGGTATGGTCCAGGAAAACGGCCAACGTAAATATGGGCCTCCTCCCGGTTGGAACGGCCCATCTCCGCCGAGGGGGTGTGAGATCTTTGTGGGCAAGATCCCAAGAGATGTTTATGAGGATGAGCTTGTCCCCGTTTTCGAGTCTGTGGGACGCATCTACGAGATGCGCCTGATGATGGACTTCGATGGGAAGAATCGAGGCTACGCGTTCGTGATGTATACCGAGAAACACGAGGCCAAACGGGCCGTGCGGGAGCTCAACAACTACGAGGTGCGGCCCGGACGGCTCCTCGGGGTCTGCTCCTCCGTGGACAACTGCCGTCTTTTCATCGGCGGGATCCCCAAGACCAAAAAGCGTGAGGAGATCCTGGAGGAGGTCTCCAAGGTGACCGAGGGCGTGCTGGATGTGATTGTTTACGCCAGCGCCGCAGACAAGATGAAGAACCGCGGCTTTGCCTTCGTAGAGTACGAGTCGCACCGTGCGGCCGCCATGGCCCGCAGGAAACTGATGCCTGGGCGTATTCAGCTGTGGGGTCACCAGATTGCAGTGGACTGGGCAGAGCCGGAAATTGACGTGGATGAAGATGTCATGGAGACAGTGAAAATACTCTACGTCAGGAATCTTATGATGGAGACCAGCGAGGAAACAATTAAACAG GTGTTTAGTCAGTGGAACCCTGGTTGTGTAGAGCGAGTGAAGAAAATCCGCGACTATGCCTTTGTTCACTTCACATCCCGTGATGATGCTGTGCTCGCCATGGACCACCTGAATGGAACAGAGGTGGAAGGATCCTGCATTGAGGTGACACTAGCCAAGCCTGTCGATAAAGAGCAGTACTCTCGCCAGAAGGCCTCAAAGGGGGTTTCTGCTGCTCCAGAAGTGCCCCAGCAGAACTATGTCTACCAGTGTGACCCTTACACATTGGCCTACTACGGTTATCCCTACAACACACTCATCGGACCCAACAGGGACTACTTTGTGAAAG GAACCTCATTGATACAGAACAATG GTACTGTGCGAGGTCGTGGTCGCGCCGCCACAGGTAACCGTACCCCTGGTCCTCGGGGGTCGTACCTGGGGGGTTACTCAGCCGGTCGTGGCATCTACAGCCGCTACCATGAGG TGGCGTTGCCAACTCTGGCCGGGCAGTACCCAGTGTTCAGTGCGGCCCCCGCGGCCAAGCTGATGGAGGAGGGCAAGGTGCACGCAGTGGAGCACCTGATTAACCCTCTGGCCATGCAACACCCTGAACACACCACAGCTCCTGCCACCGCTGCCACGGTTCTGCCCgtctccactcctccaccttttCAG GGTCGCCCAATCACTCCCGTCTATGCTATGGCCCACAATGTGCCGCGCATCCAAGCCGGTGGCCTGTACAGCGCAGGATACGTCCCCATCACAAACTATGCGGCCAACACGGCCGCTCTGGCCGCCCTGCAGAAGAACGCGGCAGTTGCGGCCGCGGCGTACGGGGGCTACGCCGGCTACgccgtgccgcaggccttcccgGCGACGGCCTTCCAGCTGCCCATCCACGACGTCTACCAGTATTGA
- the rbm47 gene encoding RNA-binding protein 47 isoform X9, which produces MTAEDPASSSTMSNNTAPSNPCKSSGASHHALLGQINIPEGVAGTPNEAALVALMERTGYGMVQENGQRKYGPPPGWNGPSPPRGCEIFVGKIPRDVYEDELVPVFESVGRIYEMRLMMDFDGKNRGYAFVMYTEKHEAKRAVRELNNYEVRPGRLLGVCSSVDNCRLFIGGIPKTKKREEILEEVSKVTEGVLDVIVYASAADKMKNRGFAFVEYESHRAAAMARRKLMPGRIQLWGHQIAVDWAEPEIDVDEDVMETVKILYVRNLMMETSEETIKQVFSQWNPGCVERVKKIRDYAFVHFTSRDDAVLAMDHLNGTEVEGSCIEVTLAKPVDKEQYSRQKASKGVSAAPEVPQQNYVYQCDPYTLAYYGYPYNTLIGPNRDYFVKGTSLIQNNVALPTLAGQYPVFSAAPAAKLMEEGKVHAVEHLINPLAMQHPEHTTAPATAATVLPVSTPPPFQGRPITPVYAMAHNVPRIQAGGLYSAGYVPITNYAANTAALAALQKNAAVAAAAYGGYAGYAVPQAFPATAFQLPIHDVYQY; this is translated from the exons ATGACAGCCGAAGATCCCGCTTCCTCTTCAACCATGAGCAACAATACCGCCCCCTCCAATCCCTGCAAATCTAGCGGTGCCTCCCACCATGCTCTCCTTGGACAGATCAACATTCCAGAGGGTGTTGCAGGGACGCCCAATGAGGCCGCACTGGTGGCCTTGATGGAGCGCACTGGCTACGGTATGGTCCAGGAAAACGGCCAACGTAAATATGGGCCTCCTCCCGGTTGGAACGGCCCATCTCCGCCGAGGGGGTGTGAGATCTTTGTGGGCAAGATCCCAAGAGATGTTTATGAGGATGAGCTTGTCCCCGTTTTCGAGTCTGTGGGACGCATCTACGAGATGCGCCTGATGATGGACTTCGATGGGAAGAATCGAGGCTACGCGTTCGTGATGTATACCGAGAAACACGAGGCCAAACGGGCCGTGCGGGAGCTCAACAACTACGAGGTGCGGCCCGGACGGCTCCTCGGGGTCTGCTCCTCCGTGGACAACTGCCGTCTTTTCATCGGCGGGATCCCCAAGACCAAAAAGCGTGAGGAGATCCTGGAGGAGGTCTCCAAGGTGACCGAGGGCGTGCTGGATGTGATTGTTTACGCCAGCGCCGCAGACAAGATGAAGAACCGCGGCTTTGCCTTCGTAGAGTACGAGTCGCACCGTGCGGCCGCCATGGCCCGCAGGAAACTGATGCCTGGGCGTATTCAGCTGTGGGGTCACCAGATTGCAGTGGACTGGGCAGAGCCGGAAATTGACGTGGATGAAGATGTCATGGAGACAGTGAAAATACTCTACGTCAGGAATCTTATGATGGAGACCAGCGAGGAAACAATTAAACAG GTGTTTAGTCAGTGGAACCCTGGTTGTGTAGAGCGAGTGAAGAAAATCCGCGACTATGCCTTTGTTCACTTCACATCCCGTGATGATGCTGTGCTCGCCATGGACCACCTGAATGGAACAGAGGTGGAAGGATCCTGCATTGAGGTGACACTAGCCAAGCCTGTCGATAAAGAGCAGTACTCTCGCCAGAAGGCCTCAAAGGGGGTTTCTGCTGCTCCAGAAGTGCCCCAGCAGAACTATGTCTACCAGTGTGACCCTTACACATTGGCCTACTACGGTTATCCCTACAACACACTCATCGGACCCAACAGGGACTACTTTGTGAAAG GAACCTCATTGATACAGAACAATG TGGCGTTGCCAACTCTGGCCGGGCAGTACCCAGTGTTCAGTGCGGCCCCCGCGGCCAAGCTGATGGAGGAGGGCAAGGTGCACGCAGTGGAGCACCTGATTAACCCTCTGGCCATGCAACACCCTGAACACACCACAGCTCCTGCCACCGCTGCCACGGTTCTGCCCgtctccactcctccaccttttCAG GGTCGCCCAATCACTCCCGTCTATGCTATGGCCCACAATGTGCCGCGCATCCAAGCCGGTGGCCTGTACAGCGCAGGATACGTCCCCATCACAAACTATGCGGCCAACACGGCCGCTCTGGCCGCCCTGCAGAAGAACGCGGCAGTTGCGGCCGCGGCGTACGGGGGCTACGCCGGCTACgccgtgccgcaggccttcccgGCGACGGCCTTCCAGCTGCCCATCCACGACGTCTACCAGTATTGA